One window of the Fusobacterium animalis 7_1 genome contains the following:
- a CDS encoding PepSY domain-containing protein produces the protein MKKLLIVMAIVLGSLGFSTSILAAQATVENPKITSEQAKEIALKQSKNGKFKEIELKHKNGVLVYEVEIAEGFMDREFLIDANTGEILRDKKDF, from the coding sequence ATGAAAAAATTATTAATAGTAATGGCAATAGTTTTAGGAAGTTTAGGCTTTTCAACAAGTATTTTAGCTGCTCAAGCAACAGTAGAAAATCCAAAGATAACTTCTGAACAAGCAAAAGAAATAGCATTAAAACAATCTAAAAATGGAAAATTTAAAGAAATAGAATTAAAACATAAAAATGGAGTATTAGTATATGAAGTAGAAATTGCAGAAGGATTTATGGATAGAGAATTCCTAATAGATGCAAATACAGGAGAAATTTTAAGAGATAAAAAAGATTTCTAA
- a CDS encoding flavocytochrome c produces the protein MKKNFFGKLFGLTLLMFTLLFTGASAETYEGTGLGYDKDGIVLDVEITNNKIVDVKVKRAKESEFATPAIQKIAKKVIATQSLDVDGVSGATITSEGTKEALEEAVKKSGVTLTAVTIAQNTKAIELPKEADVVVIGAGGAGLTSAIAAHEKGVKVILVEKTELLGGNTNYATAGLNAAGTKIQEKLGIKDSPELFYEDTMKGGKNKNNKELVRVLVNNSSAIVDWLTERGADLSELTSTGGQSVKRTHRPTGGSAVGPNIVAALSKTAESEKIDIRKGTKAIALVKAKNKIVGVKVREIDGKEYTIKAKAVIVATGGFGANAKMVEKYNPKLKGFGSTNNPAIVGDGIIMVEKVGGALVDMSEIQTHPTVVHNKTNMITEAVRGEGAILVNRDGKRFIDELETRDVVSKAILNQKGKSAFLIFDEGIRTKLKAADGYVKKGFAVEGTLEEIAAKIGTDAKTLEATLNKYNEAVRNKVDSEFNKKTLPKELTGTKYYAIEVSPAVHHTMGGVRINTNAEVLGKNGRPIKGLYAAGEVTGGIHGANRIGGNAVADITIFGKIAGENAAIYSKSVK, from the coding sequence ATGAAAAAAAATTTTTTTGGGAAATTGTTTGGGCTGACACTTTTAATGTTTACTCTTTTGTTTACAGGAGCTTCTGCTGAAACATATGAAGGAACAGGACTAGGGTATGACAAAGACGGGATAGTTTTAGATGTAGAAATAACAAATAATAAAATAGTTGATGTAAAAGTAAAAAGAGCAAAAGAATCAGAATTTGCAACACCTGCTATTCAAAAGATTGCTAAAAAAGTTATAGCAACTCAAAGTTTAGATGTTGATGGAGTTTCTGGGGCAACAATAACAAGTGAAGGAACCAAGGAAGCATTAGAAGAAGCTGTTAAAAAAAGTGGAGTAACTCTTACAGCAGTTACAATAGCACAAAATACCAAAGCTATTGAATTGCCAAAAGAAGCTGATGTAGTTGTAATTGGAGCTGGTGGAGCAGGTTTAACTTCTGCTATTGCTGCTCATGAAAAAGGAGTTAAAGTTATTTTAGTTGAAAAAACTGAGCTTTTAGGTGGAAATACAAACTATGCAACAGCTGGACTTAATGCAGCAGGAACAAAAATACAAGAAAAATTAGGTATAAAAGATAGTCCAGAACTTTTCTATGAAGATACAATGAAAGGTGGAAAAAATAAAAATAATAAAGAGTTAGTAAGAGTTTTAGTAAATAATTCAAGTGCAATAGTTGATTGGTTAACAGAAAGAGGAGCAGATTTATCAGAGCTTACTTCAACAGGTGGACAAAGTGTAAAAAGAACTCACAGACCAACTGGCGGGTCAGCAGTAGGACCTAATATAGTGGCTGCACTTTCAAAAACTGCTGAAAGTGAAAAAATAGATATAAGAAAAGGAACTAAGGCAATAGCATTAGTAAAAGCTAAAAATAAAATAGTTGGTGTAAAAGTAAGAGAAATTGATGGTAAAGAATATACTATTAAAGCAAAAGCTGTAATTGTTGCAACAGGTGGATTTGGAGCTAATGCTAAAATGGTTGAAAAATATAATCCAAAATTAAAAGGTTTTGGCTCAACTAATAACCCAGCAATAGTTGGAGATGGAATTATTATGGTTGAAAAAGTTGGAGGAGCATTGGTTGATATGAGTGAAATTCAAACTCACCCAACTGTTGTGCATAATAAAACTAATATGATAACAGAAGCTGTTAGAGGAGAAGGAGCTATCCTTGTAAATAGAGATGGTAAAAGATTTATAGATGAGCTTGAAACAAGAGATGTTGTTTCTAAGGCTATATTAAATCAAAAGGGAAAATCAGCTTTCTTAATATTTGATGAAGGGATAAGAACAAAATTAAAAGCAGCTGATGGTTATGTTAAAAAAGGTTTTGCAGTAGAAGGAACACTTGAAGAAATAGCTGCTAAAATTGGAACAGATGCAAAAACTTTGGAAGCCACATTAAATAAATATAATGAAGCTGTGAGAAATAAAGTTGACAGTGAATTTAATAAGAAAACTTTACCTAAGGAATTGACTGGAACTAAATACTATGCAATAGAAGTTTCACCAGCAGTTCATCATACTATGGGTGGAGTTCGTATCAATACTAATGCAGAAGTACTTGGTAAAAATGGTAGACCAATAAAAGGACTTTATGCAGCAGGAGAAGTTACAGGTGGAATTCATGGTGCAAATAGAATAGGTGGAAATGCAGTTGCAGACATCACTATATTTGGAAAAATTGCAGGAGAAAATGCTGCTATTTATTCAAAATCTGTAAAATAA
- a CDS encoding arsenate reductase family protein: MKDIVFFCYPKCSTCQKAKKWLQENSIEFTERDIVKNNPTEAELKKFYKKSKKEIKKFFNTSGILYREMELKDKLPKMTEEEMLKLLATDGKLVKRPMIVTKDFVLNGFKEEEWKELLKK; this comes from the coding sequence ATGAAAGATATAGTATTTTTTTGCTATCCAAAATGTTCAACTTGTCAAAAAGCAAAGAAATGGCTTCAAGAAAATTCAATAGAATTTACAGAAAGAGATATAGTAAAAAATAATCCTACTGAGGCAGAATTAAAAAAATTCTATAAAAAAAGTAAAAAAGAAATAAAGAAATTTTTTAACACAAGTGGAATTTTGTATAGAGAAATGGAATTAAAAGATAAATTGCCAAAAATGACAGAAGAAGAAATGTTAAAATTATTAGCAACAGATGGGAAACTTGTAAAAAGACCTATGATAGTTACAAAAGATTTTGTTTTAAATGGCTTTAAAGAAGAAGAGTGGAAAGAATTATTAAAAAAATAA
- the brnQ gene encoding branched-chain amino acid transport system II carrier protein yields the protein MYNMIDVVTAGFALFAMLFGAGNLIFPPMLGYQLGSSWGVASFAFILTGVGIPLMGIIASANAGKSLDSFSDKVSPLFARFYGIALILSIGPLLALPRTGATAYEVTFYHAGFTTSIWKYVYLGVYFLLALLFSLKSSKVVDRVGKILTPILLIVLFIILVKGVFFNDLPITEKMYELPFKKGFIEGYQTMDALATIVFSTVILNAIRGKTELTPKQEFSYLLKVGLIAAAGLAIVYAGLSYIGASFGGMELVTGAEKTDLLVKISINLLGKIGYLILAICVAGACLTTSIGLIVTVAEYFSGLIKISYEKLVVITTIIGFVFAMFGVNKIVIISVPVLVFLYPISIALIILNFFRIKNANVFKGVVLVAGLIGLYEGISVTGITIPAIFTNIYNSLPLVNLGLPWLVPALIVGICCYFIKDGKNSI from the coding sequence ATGTATAATATGATAGATGTTGTTACAGCAGGATTTGCATTATTTGCAATGTTATTTGGGGCAGGAAATTTAATATTCCCTCCTATGCTAGGATACCAATTAGGTAGTAGTTGGGGAGTAGCCTCATTTGCTTTTATCTTAACAGGGGTTGGTATTCCACTTATGGGAATTATTGCTTCTGCAAATGCTGGAAAAAGTTTGGATAGTTTTTCAGATAAAGTTTCACCTTTATTTGCAAGATTTTATGGGATAGCACTTATTTTATCAATAGGACCACTTTTGGCATTGCCAAGAACAGGTGCAACAGCTTATGAAGTTACTTTCTACCATGCAGGATTTACAACTTCAATTTGGAAATATGTCTATTTAGGAGTTTATTTTTTATTAGCATTGTTATTTTCATTAAAATCATCAAAAGTTGTTGATAGAGTAGGAAAAATTTTAACACCTATACTTTTAATAGTTCTTTTTATAATTTTAGTTAAAGGTGTATTTTTCAATGATTTGCCAATTACAGAAAAAATGTATGAATTACCATTTAAAAAAGGGTTTATAGAGGGTTATCAAACAATGGATGCTCTAGCAACCATAGTTTTTTCAACAGTTATTTTAAATGCTATAAGAGGAAAAACTGAACTTACTCCTAAACAAGAATTTTCATATTTATTAAAAGTTGGACTTATTGCAGCAGCAGGACTTGCAATAGTCTATGCAGGACTTAGCTATATAGGAGCAAGTTTTGGTGGAATGGAATTAGTTACAGGAGCAGAAAAAACAGATTTACTTGTAAAAATTTCAATAAATCTTTTAGGAAAAATTGGATATTTAATATTGGCTATCTGTGTTGCAGGTGCTTGCCTTACAACGTCAATAGGGTTAATAGTTACTGTTGCAGAGTATTTTAGTGGTCTTATAAAAATATCTTATGAAAAATTAGTAGTGATAACAACAATAATTGGTTTTGTTTTTGCAATGTTTGGAGTTAATAAAATAGTTATAATATCAGTTCCAGTTTTAGTGTTTTTATATCCAATAAGTATTGCCTTAATAATTTTGAATTTCTTCCGTATTAAAAATGCTAATGTATTTAAAGGAGTTGTATTAGTAGCAGGTCTTATTGGACTATATGAAGGAATTTCTGTAACTGGTATCACTATACCAGCAATTTTTACAAATATTTATAATTCATTACCACTTGTAAATTTAGGTTTACCTTGGTTAGTACCAGCTTTGATAGTTGGAATTTGTTGTTATTTTATAAAAGATGGAAAAAATTCAATTTAA
- the tyrS gene encoding tyrosine--tRNA ligase has protein sequence MANVYDVLKERGYLKQLTHEEEIREILGKEQVTFYIGFDPTADSLHVGHFIAMMFMAHMQQHGHRPIALAGGGTGMIGDPSGRTDMRTMMTVEMIDHNVECIKKQMQKFIDFSDDKAILANNADWLRNLNYIEFLRDVGEHFSVNRMLAAECYKSRMENGLSFLEFNYMIMQAYDFYVLNHKYNCTMQLGGDDQWSNMIAGVELLRRKDRKSAYAMTCTLLTNSEGKKMGKTAKGALWLDPKKTTPYEFYQYWRNIDDQDVEKCLALLTFLPMDEVRRLGALKDAEINEAKKVLAYEVTKIIHGEEEATKAKEATEALFGSGNNLDNAPKIEVTDEDFSKELLDILVERKILKTKSEGRRLIEQNGMSLNDEKIKDVKFTLNDNTLGLLKLGKKKFYNIVKK, from the coding sequence ATGGCTAATGTATATGATGTATTGAAAGAAAGAGGATATTTAAAACAGCTTACACATGAAGAAGAAATCAGAGAAATTTTAGGAAAAGAACAAGTTACTTTCTATATAGGCTTTGACCCGACAGCAGATAGTTTACATGTTGGACATTTTATTGCTATGATGTTTATGGCACATATGCAACAGCATGGACACAGACCAATAGCCTTAGCAGGTGGTGGGACAGGAATGATAGGTGACCCAAGTGGTAGAACTGATATGAGAACTATGATGACTGTTGAAATGATAGATCACAATGTTGAATGTATTAAAAAACAAATGCAAAAATTTATAGATTTTTCTGATGATAAAGCTATACTTGCAAATAATGCAGATTGGTTAAGAAATCTAAACTATATAGAATTTTTAAGAGATGTGGGAGAACATTTTTCAGTAAACAGAATGCTTGCAGCAGAATGTTATAAATCAAGAATGGAAAATGGACTATCTTTCTTAGAATTTAACTATATGATAATGCAAGCTTATGATTTTTATGTTTTAAATCATAAATATAACTGTACTATGCAATTAGGTGGAGATGACCAATGGTCTAATATGATAGCAGGTGTTGAACTATTAAGAAGAAAAGATAGAAAATCAGCTTATGCTATGACTTGTACTTTGCTAACTAATAGTGAAGGAAAGAAGATGGGGAAAACAGCAAAAGGAGCATTATGGTTAGATCCTAAAAAGACTACTCCCTATGAATTTTACCAATATTGGAGAAATATAGATGACCAAGATGTTGAAAAGTGTTTAGCACTTTTAACTTTCTTACCTATGGATGAAGTTAGAAGACTTGGAGCATTGAAAGATGCTGAAATAAATGAAGCTAAGAAGGTATTAGCTTATGAAGTAACAAAAATTATCCATGGAGAAGAAGAAGCTACAAAGGCTAAGGAGGCAACAGAAGCATTATTTGGTAGTGGAAATAATTTAGATAATGCACCAAAAATAGAAGTAACAGATGAAGACTTTTCAAAAGAATTATTAGATATTTTGGTTGAAAGAAAGATTTTAAAAACTAAAAGTGAAGGAAGAAGACTTATAGAACAAAATGGAATGTCTTTAAATGATGAAAAAATTAAAGATGTTAAGTTCACTTTAAATGATAATACTTTGGGACTTTTAAAATTAGGGAAAAAGAAATTCTATAATATTGTAAAAAAATAA
- a CDS encoding GNAT family N-acetyltransferase gives MEIEIREIEVEDYKELLDFMRKVKGETNFLLGYPDEIKLSYEDEKEHIKKVKSFETSNHFVAMKEDKMIGCTSFNGNTARKMKHYGTIGISVLKEYWGRGVATVLLEKLISWAKEKGIKKINLDVFENNKRAIKLYEKFGFKLEGCIEDGIFDGENYVNLLVYGLKI, from the coding sequence ATGGAAATAGAAATAAGAGAAATAGAAGTAGAAGACTATAAAGAGCTTTTAGATTTTATGAGAAAAGTGAAAGGTGAAACTAATTTTTTACTTGGTTATCCTGATGAAATTAAATTAAGTTATGAAGATGAAAAAGAACACATAAAAAAAGTAAAATCTTTTGAAACAAGTAATCATTTTGTAGCAATGAAGGAAGATAAAATGATAGGCTGTACTAGTTTTAATGGAAATACAGCAAGAAAAATGAAACACTATGGAACTATTGGAATTTCAGTTTTAAAAGAGTATTGGGGTAGAGGAGTAGCAACAGTATTATTAGAAAAATTAATAAGTTGGGCTAAGGAAAAAGGGATAAAAAAGATTAATTTAGATGTTTTTGAAAATAATAAAAGAGCAATAAAACTATATGAAAAGTTTGGTTTTAAATTAGAAGGTTGTATAGAAGATGGAATTTTTGATGGAGAAAATTATGTAAATTTACTGGTATATGGATTAAAAATTTGA
- a CDS encoding GNAT family N-acetyltransferase — translation MSKFKIRNMREDDIEIIYKNLHLYFVNKYFKNKKQQQKIHKNHNEWYKIHISSFDYLIYIFEDEENNFVAMTSYEILTDIAKVNIYLNKDFRNKGYSQEILSESINKFLSDNKEIKYLQAYILEENIASKKIFENLGFIYNNEKKICNDGLEYLIFIKQL, via the coding sequence TTGTCCAAGTTCAAAATAAGAAATATGAGAGAAGATGATATTGAGATTATTTATAAAAATTTACATTTGTATTTTGTAAATAAATATTTTAAAAATAAGAAACAACAGCAAAAAATACATAAAAATCATAATGAATGGTATAAAATTCATATATCTTCTTTTGATTACTTAATTTATATATTTGAAGATGAAGAAAATAACTTTGTGGCAATGACAAGCTATGAAATTTTAACTGATATTGCAAAGGTGAATATCTACTTGAATAAAGATTTTAGAAATAAAGGATATTCACAAGAAATACTATCTGAAAGCATAAATAAATTTTTAAGTGATAATAAGGAAATAAAATACCTTCAAGCATATATATTAGAAGAAAATATTGCTTCAAAAAAGATTTTTGAAAATTTAGGTTTTATATATAATAATGAAAAGAAAATTTGTAATGATGGATTAGAATATTTAATATTTATTAAACAACTTTAA
- the nth gene encoding endonuclease III, with protein sequence MTKKEKVKKILVELEKKFGEPKCALNFKTPFELLVAVILSAQCTDKRVNIVTEEMFKHVNTPEQFANMKLEEIENYIKSTGFFRNKAKNIKKCSEQLLEKYNGEVPQDMDKLTELAGVGRKTANVVRGDIWGLADGITVDTHVKRLSNLIGLVDSEDPIKIELELMKIVPKKSWINFSHYLILHGRATCIARRPRCSECEISKYCNYGIKKLSNEN encoded by the coding sequence ATGACAAAGAAAGAAAAAGTAAAAAAAATATTAGTTGAATTGGAAAAGAAGTTTGGAGAACCTAAATGTGCTTTGAATTTCAAAACTCCTTTTGAGCTTCTAGTGGCGGTTATACTCTCTGCACAATGTACAGATAAAAGAGTTAATATAGTTACAGAAGAAATGTTTAAGCATGTAAACACACCAGAACAATTTGCTAATATGAAATTAGAAGAAATTGAAAACTATATAAAAAGTACTGGCTTTTTTAGAAATAAAGCCAAGAATATAAAAAAGTGTAGTGAGCAGTTATTAGAGAAATATAATGGAGAAGTTCCACAGGATATGGATAAACTTACAGAGTTAGCAGGAGTTGGAAGAAAAACTGCCAATGTTGTAAGAGGAGACATTTGGGGACTTGCAGATGGCATAACTGTTGATACTCATGTAAAAAGACTTTCAAATTTAATAGGGCTTGTAGATAGTGAAGATCCAATAAAAATTGAATTGGAGCTTATGAAGATTGTTCCTAAAAAATCTTGGATAAATTTTTCTCACTATCTTATTTTACATGGAAGAGCAACTTGTATTGCAAGAAGACCAAGATGTTCAGAGTGTGAAATTTCTAAGTATTGCAACTATGGAATAAAAAAATTATCTAATGAGAACTAA
- the nifS gene encoding cysteine desulfurase NifS: MKVYLDNNATTKVDEEVVKAMLPYFSEYYGNPFSLHLFGTETGKAVSEARQTIADILKAKPSEIIFTASGSEADNLAIRGIAKAYKHRGKHIITSTIEHPAVKNTFIDLMDDGFEITMVPVDENGVIIMDEFKKALREDTILVSVMHANNEVGTFQPIEEIAKITKERKIIFHVDAVQTMGKVEIYPEKMGIDLLSFSGHKFHAPKGIGVLYKRDGVRLARIITGGNQEGKRRPGTSNVPYIVGLAKALQMAVANMKEVWDKEEKLRDYFEDEITKRIPEIKINGKGARRLPGTSSITFKYLEGESMLLNLSLKGIAVSSGSACSSDSLQPSHVLLAMGIPAEFAHGTLRFSLSKYTTKEEIDYTIESLVEIVGKLRDLSPLWKTFKDNKLTNEASF; the protein is encoded by the coding sequence ATGAAAGTTTATTTAGATAATAATGCAACAACAAAGGTTGATGAAGAAGTAGTAAAAGCAATGTTACCATATTTTTCAGAATATTATGGCAATCCATTTAGTTTACATTTATTTGGAACTGAAACAGGAAAGGCAGTTTCAGAAGCAAGACAAACTATTGCTGATATTTTAAAAGCTAAACCAAGTGAAATAATTTTTACTGCCTCAGGAAGTGAAGCAGATAATTTAGCAATTAGAGGAATAGCCAAGGCATATAAACATAGAGGAAAACATATTATAACATCAACAATAGAACATCCAGCAGTGAAAAATACTTTTATAGATTTAATGGACGATGGTTTTGAAATTACAATGGTACCAGTTGATGAAAATGGTGTTATAATAATGGATGAATTTAAGAAAGCATTGAGAGAAGATACAATTCTTGTAAGTGTTATGCATGCAAATAATGAAGTTGGAACTTTTCAACCAATAGAAGAAATTGCAAAAATCACAAAGGAAAGAAAAATAATATTCCATGTTGATGCAGTTCAAACTATGGGAAAAGTTGAAATATATCCAGAAAAAATGGGAATAGATTTATTATCCTTTTCAGGACATAAATTTCATGCTCCAAAAGGAATAGGAGTTCTATATAAAAGAGATGGTGTTCGTTTAGCAAGAATAATAACTGGTGGTAACCAAGAAGGAAAAAGAAGACCTGGGACTTCAAATGTCCCTTATATAGTTGGTTTGGCTAAGGCACTTCAAATGGCAGTAGCAAATATGAAAGAAGTATGGGATAAAGAAGAAAAATTAAGAGATTATTTTGAAGATGAAATTACAAAAAGAATACCAGAAATAAAAATAAATGGAAAAGGTGCAAGAAGATTGCCAGGAACATCAAGCATTACTTTCAAATACTTAGAAGGAGAGTCTATGCTTTTAAATTTAAGTTTAAAAGGAATTGCTGTAAGTTCAGGTTCAGCATGTTCATCTGACAGTTTACAACCATCACATGTTTTATTGGCTATGGGAATACCTGCTGAATTTGCACATGGAACATTAAGATTTTCTTTAAGTAAGTATACTACAAAAGAAGAAATAGATTATACTATTGAATCATTAGTTGAAATAGTAGGAAAATTAAGAGATTTATCACCATTATGGAAAACTTTTAAAGATAATAAATTGACTAATGAAGCAAGTTTTTAA
- the nifU gene encoding Fe-S cluster assembly scaffold protein NifU, whose protein sequence is MQYTEKVMQHFMHPHNVGVIENPDGYGKVGNPSCGDIMEIFIKVDNDIITDVKFRTFGCASAIASSSISTDMIIGKTVEEALKLTNKQVVDELGGLPAVKMHCSVLAEEAIKMAIEDYLSKRDGKKTEKAE, encoded by the coding sequence ATGCAATATACAGAAAAAGTTATGCAACACTTTATGCATCCTCATAATGTAGGAGTAATTGAAAATCCAGATGGATATGGCAAAGTAGGAAACCCTTCTTGTGGAGATATAATGGAAATTTTTATTAAGGTTGACAATGATATAATTACAGATGTAAAGTTTAGAACTTTTGGTTGTGCATCAGCTATTGCAAGTTCTTCAATTTCAACTGATATGATTATAGGAAAAACTGTTGAGGAAGCTCTAAAACTTACTAATAAACAAGTTGTTGATGAGTTAGGAGGGTTACCAGCAGTTAAAATGCACTGTTCAGTTTTAGCAGAAGAAGCTATTAAGATGGCAATAGAAGATTATTTATCTAAGAGAGATGGGAAAAAAACTGAAAAAGCTGAGTAA
- a CDS encoding D-alanyl-D-alanine carboxypeptidase family protein has product MYKKLKKIFLVMSILGVLFTNTYAEEVKEVQLIDDFSAELLGEPKDQEPAVQKSPVKQDTQEVTENKDENKQNEKIVNKETEKPVEKKDKKDLTEVIEKAIEDKKNNDKNLALEEVEDPKKDKQKYEMIKYYSADGVEWKLPDNFRAVIVGDTKGNVIFAKDADTMYPLASVTKMMSLMVTFDEINAGNISLNDSVRISKTPLKYGGSGIALKAGQMFILEDLIKAAAVYSANNATYAIAEYVGNGSIFGFVTKMNKKLRELGLQNEIKYHTPAGLPTRVTKQPMDEGTARGIYKLSIEALKYKKYIEIAGIKTTKIHNDKISIRNRNHLIGENGVYGIKTGFHKEAKYNIAVASKFEGTDVIIVVLGGETYKTRDNLVRNILNILSENYTVKNGLIKRK; this is encoded by the coding sequence ATGTATAAGAAATTAAAAAAAATATTTTTAGTTATGTCAATTTTGGGAGTATTATTTACTAATACTTATGCAGAAGAAGTTAAAGAAGTTCAATTAATAGATGATTTTTCAGCAGAACTTTTAGGAGAGCCAAAAGATCAAGAACCAGCAGTTCAGAAATCACCAGTAAAACAAGATACACAAGAAGTTACAGAAAATAAAGATGAGAATAAACAAAATGAAAAAATTGTAAATAAAGAAACAGAAAAGCCAGTTGAAAAAAAAGATAAAAAAGATTTAACAGAAGTCATAGAAAAAGCAATAGAGGATAAAAAGAATAATGATAAAAATTTAGCACTTGAAGAAGTGGAAGATCCTAAAAAAGATAAACAAAAATATGAAATGATTAAATATTATTCTGCTGATGGTGTAGAATGGAAATTACCAGATAATTTTAGGGCAGTTATAGTTGGAGATACAAAAGGTAATGTAATATTTGCAAAAGATGCTGATACTATGTATCCACTTGCCTCTGTTACAAAAATGATGTCTTTGATGGTTACATTTGATGAAATTAATGCAGGGAATATTTCTTTAAATGATAGTGTGAGAATAAGTAAAACCCCTTTAAAATATGGAGGAAGTGGAATAGCTTTAAAAGCAGGGCAAATGTTTATATTAGAAGATTTAATAAAAGCAGCTGCTGTATATTCAGCTAATAATGCAACTTATGCAATAGCTGAATATGTTGGAAATGGTAGCATATTTGGTTTTGTTACTAAAATGAATAAAAAATTAAGAGAATTAGGTTTACAAAATGAAATAAAATACCATACTCCCGCTGGTTTGCCTACAAGGGTTACAAAACAACCTATGGATGAAGGAACTGCAAGAGGAATATATAAATTATCAATAGAAGCATTAAAATATAAGAAATATATTGAAATTGCAGGAATAAAAACTACAAAAATCCATAATGATAAAATATCTATAAGAAATAGAAACCATTTGATTGGAGAAAATGGAGTATATGGAATAAAAACAGGGTTCCATAAAGAAGCAAAATATAACATAGCTGTTGCAAGTAAATTTGAAGGAACAGATGTAATTATTGTTGTTTTAGGAGGAGAAACATATAAGACAAGAGATAATCTTGTACGTAATATTCTTAATATTTTAAGTGAAAATTATACAGTTAAAAATGGATTAATTAAAAGAAAATGA